AAATTCCCACAGATGGAAATTAATATGCAAACAGAAACAGAAGCAAAAACCTTAGCACCGTCGCTTCATGCAATTGGCAATACTATTCGCTGGACAGGTTGGATTACTTTCTGGCTACAACTAGGACTGGCTGTGGTTTCTGGTATAGCTGTATTGTTTGCTTCAACTGGACGTGGCTTTGCTGACCAACCAAATGCAGGTTTGGGAGTTGGCATATTTTGGGCAGTCTGCGGGATTGTAGCTTTATTATTTAGCGTCTACTGGGATTTTCGCTATACTCGCCTTGGTAAACAATTAGAAAATCCTAATCACGCTTTACACCCTAGTAAAGCAGATACGATCGCCGCTATTAGATTAGGCTTAGTTGTTAGTTTAGTCGGCATACTATTAACGCTTTTGGGGGCTGGCTCAACTTTAGGCGTTTTGGTCGCCAAATCAATTTCTCAACCACCAGGGGTAGCAATTACAGACCCCAACAAAATTATTCGGGCGTTAGATGTGTTTGTCGCAGTGGCAAATATTAATGGAATTACGGCTCACTTTTTTGGTGCTGTGGCTTCTTTATGGTTGTTGGAACGGGTGCATAAGCACTAAAAATTATAGAAATGACGCTAAAACACATGATTTTCTGTTTAATTGCGTCAGCCATTTGGAATTTAAACGCACATTGGGCATACTAAGGGAAAATTTAGGCAATCTTTTGCGCTACTCATCTCTGATTTGGATGAGATGCTTAGAAGAAAGTCATTACTTGCAGGACTTAGCAAGATGGCGTTTTTCCCCTTTGTACAGCAACAATCTTCTCGGACTTTTCTGTGGAGTATTCTTAACACTATTACAGATCCCATATTTGTGAAAGATCGGCAACACAGTTGGGTGTTTGTTAATGATGCCTTGTGTCAGTTCATGGGTTATGAACGAGAATCACTAATGGGTAGATCTGACTATGATTTTTTCTGTAAAACAGAAGCCGATGTTTTTTGGGAGAGAGATGAACTGGTATTCGCCACAGGGGTGACGGATGAACATGAGGAATTAATCACAGATTGTCGAGGTGAAACCCATATTATATCGACGAAAAAAAGCCTCTTTTGTGACGAAGTTGGTAATTCGTTTTTAGTAGGTTCATTTCAGATAATTGCCTCCCAAGATAAAATTGAAGCTACTTTGCTGCTTCAAACAATCAATCAATTAAAACAAGAAATTCATGAACGCCAAGAAACAGAGAAGCGCTTTCGCAGACATAGTAATTCTCTACAGCAACTTGTGCAAAGCGAAAAACTACAACATGATGATTTTCAAATTGCCATTCAATATATAACGGAAGTAGCTAGTTTAGGTCTTGATGTTACACGGGTTAGTGTTTGGTTATACACAGATAAACGTTTGAGCATTCAATGTGTTGACCTATATGAACAAGACAAAAATTGTCACAGTCATAGTTTAGAATTATTTGTAGGCGATTTTCCTCAGTATTTTCAAGCTCTCAGGGAGGAACAAATAATTGCAGTTGCTGATGTGCATACTGATCCTCGCACTTCAGAATTTTCGGCAATTTATACAACCCCACTGGGAATTGCGGCGATGCTGGATGCAAGAATTTGGTCGAGAGGGGAAATAATTGGTGTAGTTTGTTGTGAACATTTGCTAACTCAGCGCCAGTGGACATTAGAAGAAGAAAGTTTTATCGGCTCAATTACTGACTTTGTGCGTCTAGCAATTGAATCACGCGATCGCAAAAACGCCGAAGCAGCACTGAGACAACAAACTCAACAATTAGAGGAGACACTCAAAGAACTACAACGCACTCAAACCCAAATGATTCAAAGCGAAAAAATGTCTTCTTTGGGACAGTTAGTAGCAGGTGTGGCTCACGAAATTAATAATCCAGTTAACTTTATTTATGGCAATATTACCCCGGCAAATAATTATATTCATGACATCCTCAATCTGATTAATCTCTATCAAGAACACTATCCTTATCCTGTTGATGTGATTCGAGAAGAAATTATTGCTATAGACTTAGAATTTTTAATGACAGATTTACCGAAGTTATTATCTTCGATGAAAATAGGAGCCGATCGCATCAGGCAAATTGTCCTGTCTCTGCGAAATTTTTCTCGTCTTGATGAAGCAGAATATAAAGCAGTTGATATTCACGAAGGCATTGATAGTACTTTATTAATTTTAGAAAATCGTCTGAAAGCCAAATCTGATTATCCAGGTATTAAAATTATTAAAGAATATGGACAATTACCGCTTGTTGAGTGCTATGCAGGTCAACTCAATCAAGTATTCATGAATATTTTAACTAATGCTATTGATGCTTTAGAAGAACGAGATGAACAAAGAACTCCCCAGGAAATTCAAGCATCTCCCAACACAATTAGGATTAGTACACAAATAATTAATCCAAATCAGATTGCGATTAAAATTGCTGATAATGGTCTAGGTATCCTAGAAGATATCAAAAAACGTATTTTTGACCCCTTCTTTACTACAAAACCCATTGGTAAAGGTACTGGTATGGGGATGTCTATTAGTTATCAAATTGTGACCGAAAATCATCATGGAACGATTGACTGTATTTCATTTCCAGGTAAAGGTACAGAATTTGTCATTGTTATTCCTTTAAAACAAGGTCAGGATTGAATGAAACAAGCGTGTAAGGGTTTTGAAAACTTACACGCCTATACCCCTTCATCCTATCCCAAACTCTTTAATTAGTAATTACTAGCTCTTAAATCGTCAATTACATCTTTACTAGCAGCGTTTTCAACATAGTGTTTTGCTTGTTCAATATTAACTTTGGCTCGATTACGCCAACCTACAGCAGAATGGTTATCTTCCTCTCTCTCTATATTCTTTTCTGCACTGCGTAAAAGTTTGTAAATACTGCGAAACTTATCTAAATGTTTCAATGAACTATCAATTGCTGGATAATTATTGATATCTTTACGATCTAGGACAGCAGCTTTGTCAAGTTCGGCGATCGCTGTATGAACTTTAGAATATGCAGCTTTCTCTTCTTGAAGAACATTAGATTCATCGGCTTTTTGCAGAAGTAATTCTGCTTGTCGGAGGTCGCTGCGAGCATGAATATAATATGGATGTTTACCAGGGATATCAGCCGAGACTATACCATTACCTAAAGAAGCTGCAACTAATCCTAGCAACAAACTAACCGAAGTGATTCTATAAGTCATAACCTTGCTCACCTAAATTCAGAATGAACACTTATCCTCTGATTTAGACTGGTTTAATTCTGAAAAGTTTTGACAAATCCGTGTCAATGTTATGTCATTAATTCTTTTTAAATACGAGTGAAAAACGACATTCCGCCGAGTAAATTTTTAGCAACCGTCACATATTATTAACTACACTAAACCCGATCGCAGTGCAACTACAGCAGCTTGAACACGATCATCAACTGCTAATTTGTTCATAATCCCGCGTACATGGGTTTTGACGGTGTTGGGACTGAGATAAAGTCTTTCGGCGATTTCTGGGTTACTCAAACCGTCTACCATCAGTTTTAAAACTTCTAACTCTCTTGTGGATAAGTTAGCAGTGTTTCCCGGCGTTGTGGGAGGTTTGAGGTTGTCAATTACTCGTCTGGCGATTTGCGGATCTAAATAGGTCGCACCATCAACAGCAGCTGCGATCGCCTTTAATAATCTTTCTACACTCGCACCTTTGATACAATAAGCGTCTGCACCACTTGATAATGCAGCAATCACTTCAGTCTCGGTGGTGTGGGATGTCAACATCACGACATGAGTGTCTGGTAATGCGGCTTTAATTTGCTGTGTGGCTGCAATTCCATCCAGACGCGGTAAACCAATATCCATGACTACCAAATCTGGCTTTAATTTTAAGGCGGCTTGCACGCCTAAATAACCATCTTCTGCTTGACCAACAATTTCTAACTGGGGTTGCGCCATTAATGACTGTTCTAGTCCCAGTTGCATCATTGGGTCATCTTCCACAATCAACACCCGCAAAACAGGTGTATCAGTCGGTAGATTCAAGGGATGGCTAGAATTGATAGACATTTTTTTATATAGTCAAGAGTCAAGGGTCAAGAGTCAACAGTCAACAGTCCAATAACTTTTGACTTTTGACTTTTGACTCTTGACTAACTTCTCTATTCTTCCACGCGATAGCCAAACTCTGCCAAACTTAAGCGAGACTGTCGCCATTTTGGCTGGACTTTGACGAAAAGTTCCAGGTATACTTTGCCAGAGATGAGTTTTTGAATTTGTTCGCGGGCTGCACTACCAACGGCTTTGAGCATCGAGCCACCTTTACCAATTAAAATACCTTTTTGGGAATCACGCTCGACGTGAATGGTGGCGAGGACGCGGGTAATAGTTGCTGTTTCTTCTACTTTATCAATAGCGATCGCTACAGAATGTGGTACTTCTTCACGGGTTAATAACAAAATTTGTTCCCGAATTAATTCGCCCATAATAAACCGTTCTGGTTGGTCAGTTACCAAGTCAGGCGGATAATATAAAGGGCCAGTTTCTAAATTATCAATGAGTAATTGTTGCAGTTCGGGCAATCCTGTACCAGTCTTGGCGGAAATTTTGACTGTCGGCCATTGATTAGCTTCACCTAACTGCTGGTAACTTTCATCGATAAACTGGGAATTCTCTTGTTGTTGGTCGGTTTTATTCAGTCCCAAAATTACGGGTGTGTGGATGTTAATCAGTAACTCAGCAATATAGCGATCACCAGCACCACAAGCTGCTGTACTATCGACTACAAACAGCACCACATCTACTGATTCAATAGCCAGTTTGGCATTCCGTACCAATACTTCCCCCAATTGATGGTGGGGTTTATGAATTCCCGGTGTATCGACGAAAATTATCTGTGCTTCTGTTGTTGTTAAAATTCCGCGCAAACGGTTACGTGTCGTTTGTGCTACTGGTGATGTAATAGCAATTTTTTGACCTACTAATTGATTCATCAAAGTAGATTTACCGACATTTGGACGACCAATAATGCCGATAAACCCCGATTTGTATTCAGGAGGAGCTTGAGGAATTAATACTTCTCCTGAAAAAGAGAAGACGTGATTATCAATACTAGTCACCTTTTACTCCACCTTCATATTTTATAGATGAGATAAGTTAGTTCTGGGTTCAAACGCACAACAAACATATATTCACCCTGGAATTTTCGGGGTTTGTCATTGTTTCAGTTTAATCTACTACTAGAGATATTTGGCTACAAATATCTTAAAAATAGATGTTAAGAGCTAACAAACATCATGTTATCTCTCTTATATACAGTTGTGTTACATTGAAGCAGAGACTGTTATTTTTATGACAATCTTCTTTTATTCTGAGTTGAAAATTAAATTTTTACCTTGCTGAAGATTTAAAACATCCTCTTATATTTTTTGATAATTTACCAAGAAGACATAAATTGCCAATCTTCAGAATCTGTCGCTGGAGGTTCTGCAAAATTTTCTATTTGCTCTAAATTTTCTGCTTGCATTAACTTGTCATATTCTCCAGAATCAACCCATTTCAACAATTCACAAGCTCGCATCACAGACCAAGGAAAGCGGTATTCCATAAAACTTAATATCTTCGTGATTTGATCCAAATTATCAAGACTAATAGTCGAAAATTCTCGCGCTTGAGCTTGAAAATCAGCAATAGTCTCTGCATTGAAATATTCAGATGGTAAACCTGCTAATTTCATCAGTGCAGTGATGGCAATATTAATATCTTGACATGCTAATAAACCCACGCGATCGCCAGTGAATTTTGACATTATCATCCAATTAGCTAAAGCTATTTCTATTCCACCAGCCGCCAAGCCTCCCAAACCAAAAGTTGTACTGTTAATGACATTTTTTAACAGTGGCATAACATTTGCCATTTGCTGATAAGCAATATATTTACCTTTAATGCGGGCAACTTCACACCCAAAGGCAAACAATAATTCGTCGTGTGAATACCATTCCATCGCTTCCAAATTCGCACTGACCATTGGGTTTTCCACACCAACAGCATTGGTTTGAATATGTCCTGTACCACGAAATAAGTAAAGTTCTGGCTTTGGTGTTAGGTCAAGAATTTGGCAACTTTCTGTAAACGCATCATCTAATTTGGGAAAATTTTGCGGTGTTACACGAAATTCACCACCAATAATTTGCATTCTGAGTAAACGGTCAATGCCATACTCATTCACCTTTTTCAACAATAAAGGCAACCCTGGCATTTTATTCAAATTAGCTAAGGCTTTTTGATCAAAGGGATGCTGAAATTTAACTATGTTGAGACCAGGAAATACTCTTCTTGTCATTATATTTTCATGAGTAATTCGTAATTAATAAAATTTAGGACGTACGCAAAACTAACGTATTTTCGTCATTGCGACCGTAGGGAAGCAATCTCAAGGCCTTTATTTGCGTGGCGAGTGTGTAAGTCCTGAAAATTTATCCTTTTTGGATAAACTGCTTTAAAATCTCTCCTGGCTGTCTATCCCAGGTATCAATATGTTCATATATCAAATTATCTGAGTTAAATTTATATGTTGAATAACCATTAAAAAATATCTTGGCTTGCCAAGGTACACGCAATACACCTCTGACTGTCCATTTAGCTAAAATCGTATCTTCTGCTGATTGATAAACTTCATGTAAATCAAAGGCGATTTGGCTAAAAAATAATTGAGCGTGAAATCGCAATGTCCAAAAAATAATGCGATAGTTGAATTTATATTTAAATTTATTTACTGGGTCTTGAAAATAAATATCCTGTGTATATATGTTATATGAAATATCTTTTTCAAAGAGTGTAGGTAAATCTTGTTTGAGAATTTGAATTACCTGTTCTATCTGTAAAATGTCAGCCACGCTCCCTGTCCTCTAAAAAAGATTTTTCCAGAATCTCTTGATTTTCTGCCAAAAAGATAAATAACGGCTATTGCTGGGTTGCTGTAAATCAGCCAAAGTTGGAAACGCCGCAGGTTTAGAGTATGCACCATTTCGTAGAACTTGAGCAAGAGCATTGTTATTCTCTCGCAAACCTTCGTAAAAAAAGCAGACTTCGCCAGAAATTCCTAGTCGGCGGTTGTAGGCGATCGCCTGTACGAGATATTCTGGGCTGATGGAGTAACTACCCAACTTAATCAAAATTCCTGGTGCTAATTTGGGCAGCGTTGCATCTGTAAATTGACAGCTGGTTATTTGGTTGGCGATCGCTTTATAACTATGAAAATCACGGCGATATATCTGGGGGTGAATTAGATCAACTATGCCCAGCTTCAACCATGTAGCAGAGTCTTGCAGATACTCTCGCAATCCCCAATCATAAATGTTTGGTGCCATAGACACCAACAAGTTAGGGTTAACTCTTTTCACTTCACCATATAAACGTGCCAAAAAATCTGTCAGAATATCAGCACGCCACTGTAACCATTGTCTATCTTGATGGTTATGAGGTGGACTATAACCAAATTGCTGTTGATAACGAGCAATAGTTAAGGGATCATAACCACCTGTTGATGGTAAAGCCGGAAAGCGATCGTCTCCTTGAATTCCATCCACATCATAATTTTTCACCACTTCCAAAACCAAGTTCAACATAAAATCTTGCACCTGGGGATGAAAAGCATTCATCCACTCAAAGCCATTTTTCTGCAATAAATTCCCTTGATTGTCACGCGCCGCCCATTCTGGTTTTAGCTGTAACAGCATTCCCCCATTCAAGTTATAAGAACTCGCAAAGCCATATTCAAACCAAGGGATAACCTTCAACCCTACTCGTCGCGCCTCAGCTATCACCTCCGCTAAAGGGTCACGACCAACAGACATCGGGTCAATCTCCACCCCGAAAGTCTGCTGCATAGTTTGACTAGGGTACATAGTCACGGCTTTATTCCACACCACAGGGAACACCACATTAAATCCCGTCTCTGCTAACAAGTCCATCGCTTGTGCAATTCGTTGCTTTGACCGGAAAACTTTACTATCTGTAGTGGTCAGCCAGACACCGCGAATTTCTTTTGTTTTCATAGCTTTGAGAAAAGTATGAACTATAAATTTCATTCTTCATACTTCACACTTCATACTTAATATGAAAATTCTCTGACATTACTACCACCTGCAAAACTGCCCTTTAATAGATGTTTGCTCTAGGCAGGTGGTACATAATTCTACAAAAGTTAGGTTATTTCTAGATACAAATCAAACAGATGTCGGAAATAAAAAATTCCTGGGAACACAAATATATAACGACTAATGGTGTCAAGCTACACTATGTCACCCAAGGAACAGGCCCTTTAATGTTGATGTTACATGGGTTTCCTGAATTTTGGTATTCTTGGCGGCATCAAATACCAGAATTTGCGGAAAATTTTCAAGTCGTGGCGCTGGATTTACGTGGCTATAACGATAGTGAAAAACCCAAAGAGCAATCAGCTTATGTTATGGATGAATTTATCAAAGATGTTGAGGGCGTAATTAAAGGTTTAGGTCACGAAAAGTGCATTTTATTGGGACATGATTGGGGCGGCGCTATCGCTTGGTGTTTTGCCTATGCCCACCCAGAAATGTTAGAGAAACTAATCGTACTTAACTTACCCCATCCCGCTAAATTCTCTCAAGGATTATCAACTCCTCAACAGTTACTACGTAGCTGGTATATGTTCTTATTTCAACTGCCAGTTATTCCAGAATTCTTATTACAAGCCTTTGATTATCAACCAATCGCCCAGACTATTCAAGGCACAGCAGTTAATAAAAATGCTTTCACGGCATCTGACCTAGAAGCTTATAAAAAAGCTGCCGCTAAATCTGGCGCTTTAACAGCAATGCTTAACTACTACCGCAATATATTCTCCCACTTTTTACCCAATAAAAATTGGGGAATTTTAGATGTACCTACACTGTTGATTTGGGGCGAAAACGATACAGCCCTTGGCAAAGAGCTTACCTATGGCACAGATACATATATTAGAAACTTGCAAATTCAGTATATTCCCAATTGTGGACATTGGGTACAGCAAGAACAGCCTGAGTTAGTTAATCGCTATATCAGTGAATTTACTGTAACTTAATCTACTGTTTTCGCAATTACCTAGTGTTAATTCGTCAGAGAAAAATTCTGGTTAAGAACTAATGACAAATCAAAATAAATACTTGAATTTCTTAAAAAGATTTAACAAGATAAAATTGGCTCATTTTCTGGAGAGTTTTTTCACTACAAACAGCCTAAAACCCGCCTCAATACTCTTTTTGTGCTATCTACCAAACTATTAAATATCACTTGCATTTTGTGAGTTAAATCAACATCGTCTAGAAATTTAGTGAGATAATAGAATCGTGAGGAAAAGAACGGATGTTACTTCAACAAAAAGGGGAAAGATTATGAAACTTAAGCTATTTGCGGCTGTAGCCTTAGCAGCAACTCCCCTCATTTTTGCAAGCTCTGTAAAAGCAGGGAATTCGCAAGATTTACAAAGACTTATATCTACTGGGGAATGTCAGCGGTGTAATCTAGTCGGAGTTGACCTCAGTGGCGCTCATTTAATTGGTGCAGATTTACGTGGTGCTAACCTTTCTCAAGCTAATCTTTCAGGCGCAAACCTAGAAGGAGCAGATTTCACCAACGCTAACCTGAAAGGAGCTAACCTAGCTTCAACTTTTGTTACCAACGTTAACTTCAAAAAAGCCAATCTTAACGGAGTTAATTTTAGCCGCGCTCAGATTATTGACTCAAATGTATATGGCGCATCAATGGATAATCTGAATATTACTGATGCAGAGATTTTCAACACTGGTATTGGTGTTGGTGGTGAAGAAGGCGCACAAATGCCAGATTGGGACTAGTTCCACAAGGCGGAAGTTACAAGAAACACTCTTGTTTAAGTTTTGAGGCTCGTTATCAGGGTGTAGGGGTAGACACACATCTTGCACCAAGCTCCAACGAATAGAATTCGTGGCTATGCAAACTAAGTCCGCCTGCGCGGACTAACACAATATCAAGGTCTTGGAACCCGCGCAAGCGGGTTTTGCTCGTTTAGCTGCGACTTCAGTTGTTGGGACAAGATATGATACCGTTTCACTTTAAGTTTGATACAAATACCGCAGGGGGCAGGGAGCAGGGGGAAAGAATGAAAAACCCATAAATTTGTCTCATTTTTTTCGTGAAATGGTATTAGTAGAGGGTGTATGCGAATAAAATCCTTGTAGCCTTACACCCTTAAATAGACTTTATCTATTTTTGTATACAACTTGAGAGAGCCAAGTTGACCAAGCCCTTGCAAGGCTTAGTCAACTTTTAACAGAAAAGTATTAGACAAAACTTATTACTTCACTCCGTTAAACCACTCAACAATCCCCTCAGCTAAAACTTTGGCTAACTTTTGCTGTTCTTGGGGATTTGTGACCCATTCAAATTCATTGGGGTTACTCATAAAACCCAATTCCATCAATATTGATGGTGCAGCAGCCGGACGGGTGAGGGCGAGGTTATTCCAAAACACACCGTAAGAAGGTCTATTGAGTTTTTTGACTAAATAGTTGTGCATGAATACCGCTAGATTATGAGCTTGGGGATGATACCAAAACATCCCAACTCCTTGAGTCTTTTCCGCATCGCCATCATCGGGTAGAGAGTTGTAATGAATGGAAAGGGCGATCGCCGGTTTTTCTTGACTGATAATTGCTTGACGCTCTGGTAAAGAAACATCTTTGTCAGAGTCTCTTGTCATCACAACTGTTGCTCCAAGTTCTAGCAAATTCTCGCGCAGTAACTTCGATACCGCCAAATTCACATCTTTTTCCAGATATCCCGTCGGCCCAGATGCACCAGATTCTTTACCTCCATGCCCCGGATCAAGTAGAATCTTGATACCAGATAAAAGCTTTCGTCTCCGATTTTCAATGGCAGGCGGATGGCGCAAAGCTAAAACCAGGGTCGTGCCTTCATATCTCAGCTGATATCCCCACTGTTGCGCTTTTTTGAGGTTAAAGGTGTATTGCACCTGTCCCGGAGTCAGCTGCTGCCAATCTAGGCGAGAAATTACCGGGTCATCATCCAAACGAATAATGTCTGTTTGGGCAGTGGTATTGTAAAGTGTCAAAGTGAAAGTTTGATCACTTTGCTGCACACTTACAGGTACAGGAAATTGTAAGGGAAAAACCATCTCTGTTGCACCAGAAAGCCGACGATATCCCACACTGCGAATAATTGCCTGTGGCGGAGTTGCCCCTGGTAAGATACGAGTTTCCTTACTATTAATCCAAGCACCGTAATCCAAACGCAACCACTCACCTTCTTTGCCTGTAACAGTAGCTTGTGTTCCTTTAGGTAGGGGGGTAAGCCGGGAATAATCGGTACTCGGCCCGGTGCGGGCTACGCCTGCATCTACTATCACCTCGGCAACAGATAACTTTGCAGGCGAGAGAATTGCTATTTTGCCATTTCCTGGTTGAGTAATTGTCTTACCATTCAGCGTCAGTTTAAACTGAGGTTGACCTAAATTTATCTCTTGATTAGCATCTGGGACAACAGCACCAGAAATGATGTTGTTACCGTAAATTAGGCTTGAAGATTGAGCATCAGGTTGTTGCACCGTCGTGCAACCCGCATACTTGCCAGCAATCGACTGGGCTGTAGGTTGGTTTCTGCCTGTCAAGGCTGCCAAATTACTTGGTAGTTGTACTTGTTGGGGTTGTGGTGCGAGGGCAACAGTTTGATTAGCGAGGTTTACGGACACGTTAGCATTGAGTGGGGCGATCGCACTGAAACAAATTAATTCCCCTGGTAGTCTGGCAATATCCACTGCTGGAGTCAGAGAACCTGGAGCAAATTCTAACCCCTGTGGGACAACAGGCACAGTTCCCAGCCTAGTTACTTTAATCTGAATGGTTTGATTTTTGTGACTTACTGTAAAAACATTTTCTCCCAACTGTAAAGGGAAACTAGGAGAAAAATGACCGGATGGACTGCGGTTAACTACCTTACCATTAATTAGTACTTGTCCATTAGTTGGTGCTGTACCCAGAAAAAATATTTTTTCCGTACTGGTTTGGTAGTTAGGTGGTGGAAAAACAACAATAAGAGATGAATCTGCCAATGCGACAGAGGAGGTAGTAATTAAACTGAAGACGACTAATCCGAAAATTCTTTTCACAGCAAATCACAGAAGATTTCATGACAGTGCCTGTGGCACAATTACGGGATGTATTTTGAGAAGGCGCAAGAGAGAAATACAAAATTACTATGACTAAATTTATCTTCGTCACTGGAGGTGTAGTTTCCAGTATCGGCAAAGGAATTGTAGCAGCAAGTCTGGGGCGTTTACTCAAATCACGCGATTATTCGGTGTCGATTTTAAAACTAGACCCCTATATTAATATTGACCCAGGTACAATGAGTCCCTTTCAGCATGGGGAAGTGTTTGTTACCCAAGATGGGGCTGAGACAGATTTAGATTTGGGTCATTACGAACGCTTCACCGATACCTTAATGTCACGCCTGAATAGTGTGACTACAGGCTCAATTTATCAAGCGGTGATCAATAGAGAACGACGCGGTGACTACAATGGTGGCACAGTCCAAGTCATTCCGCACATTACTAACGAAATTAAAGACAGAATTTTGTTAGTTGCCAAAGATACCAATCCTGATGTATTGATTACGGAAATTGGTGGTACGGTGGGAGATATTGAATCACTGCCGTTTATGGAAGCAATTCGCCAGTTACGTAAGCAAGTGGGACGGCAGAATGTTTTGTATATGCACGTCACTTTGTTGCCTTACATTGCTTCGGCTGGGGAAATGAAAACTAAGCCAACACAGCATTCTGTTAAGGAACTGAGATCTATTGGCATTCAACCAGATATTTTAGTTTGTCGGAGCGATCGCCCCATCCCCACAGGATTAAAACAGAAATTGTCTGAGTTCTGTGATGTACCAGAAAAGTGTGTAATTACTTCCCAAGATGCCCTGAGTATCTATGAAGTACCGCTGATTTTAGAACGAGAAGGGTTGGCAGAGCAAGCACTCGCCTTGCTGCAAATGGAACAACGCCCACCCAATTTAACGCAATGGCAAACAATGGTGGACAGGCTTTACAGTCCTAAGCGGACTTTGGAGATTGCCATTGTTGGTAAATATGTGCGCTTAAGTGATGCTTATTTATCAGTGGTGGAAGCATTACGCCATGCGGCAATTGCTACCCACGCTGATATGCGCTTGCGGTGGATAAATTCAGAAGTCTTGGAAACTGAAGCTGTCGAAAATTATCTCGAAGGCGTGGACGGTGTACTTGTACCCGGTGGTTTTGGGACACGGGGAGTAGATGGTAAAATTGCTGCTATCAAATATGCCCGTGATCGCCATATTCCCTTTTTGGGTTTATGCTTGGGAATGCAATGTGCTGTTATTGAATGGGCTAGAAACATCAGTGGTT
This window of the Nostoc sp. HK-01 genome carries:
- a CDS encoding peptidase M48 Ste24p; the encoded protein is MTRRVFPGLNIVKFQHPFDQKALANLNKMPGLPLLLKKVNEYGIDRLLRMQIIGGEFRVTPQNFPKLDDAFTESCQILDLTPKPELYLFRGTGHIQTNAVGVENPMVSANLEAMEWYSHDELLFAFGCEVARIKGKYIAYQQMANVMPLLKNVINSTTFGLGGLAAGGIEIALANWMIMSKFTGDRVGLLACQDINIAITALMKLAGLPSEYFNAETIADFQAQAREFSTISLDNLDQITKILSFMEYRFPWSVMRACELLKWVDSGEYDKLMQAENLEQIENFAEPPATDSEDWQFMSSW
- the era gene encoding GTP-binding protein Era; this translates as MTSIDNHVFSFSGEVLIPQAPPEYKSGFIGIIGRPNVGKSTLMNQLVGQKIAITSPVAQTTRNRLRGILTTTEAQIIFVDTPGIHKPHHQLGEVLVRNAKLAIESVDVVLFVVDSTAACGAGDRYIAELLINIHTPVILGLNKTDQQQENSQFIDESYQQLGEANQWPTVKISAKTGTGLPELQQLLIDNLETGPLYYPPDLVTDQPERFIMGELIREQILLLTREEVPHSVAIAIDKVEETATITRVLATIHVERDSQKGILIGKGGSMLKAVGSAAREQIQKLISGKVYLELFVKVQPKWRQSRLSLAEFGYRVEE
- a CDS encoding pentapeptide repeat protein is translated as MKLKLFAAVALAATPLIFASSVKAGNSQDLQRLISTGECQRCNLVGVDLSGAHLIGADLRGANLSQANLSGANLEGADFTNANLKGANLASTFVTNVNFKKANLNGVNFSRAQIIDSNVYGASMDNLNITDAEIFNTGIGVGGEEGAQMPDWD
- a CDS encoding response regulator receiver sensor signal transduction histidine kinase, translated to MAFFPFVQQQSSRTFLWSILNTITDPIFVKDRQHSWVFVNDALCQFMGYERESLMGRSDYDFFCKTEADVFWERDELVFATGVTDEHEELITDCRGETHIISTKKSLFCDEVGNSFLVGSFQIIASQDKIEATLLLQTINQLKQEIHERQETEKRFRRHSNSLQQLVQSEKLQHDDFQIAIQYITEVASLGLDVTRVSVWLYTDKRLSIQCVDLYEQDKNCHSHSLELFVGDFPQYFQALREEQIIAVADVHTDPRTSEFSAIYTTPLGIAAMLDARIWSRGEIIGVVCCEHLLTQRQWTLEEESFIGSITDFVRLAIESRDRKNAEAALRQQTQQLEETLKELQRTQTQMIQSEKMSSLGQLVAGVAHEINNPVNFIYGNITPANNYIHDILNLINLYQEHYPYPVDVIREEIIAIDLEFLMTDLPKLLSSMKIGADRIRQIVLSLRNFSRLDEAEYKAVDIHEGIDSTLLILENRLKAKSDYPGIKIIKEYGQLPLVECYAGQLNQVFMNILTNAIDALEERDEQRTPQEIQASPNTIRISTQIINPNQIAIKIADNGLGILEDIKKRIFDPFFTTKPIGKGTGMGMSISYQIVTENHHGTIDCISFPGKGTEFVIVIPLKQGQD
- a CDS encoding two-component response regulator, which translates into the protein MSINSSHPLNLPTDTPVLRVLIVEDDPMMQLGLEQSLMAQPQLEIVGQAEDGYLGVQAALKLKPDLVVMDIGLPRLDGIAATQQIKAALPDTHVVMLTSHTTETEVIAALSSGADAYCIKGASVERLLKAIAAAVDGATYLDPQIARRVIDNLKPPTTPGNTANLSTRELEVLKLMVDGLSNPEIAERLYLSPNTVKTHVRGIMNKLAVDDRVQAAVVALRSGLV
- a CDS encoding alpha/beta hydrolase fold protein; its protein translation is MSEIKNSWEHKYITTNGVKLHYVTQGTGPLMLMLHGFPEFWYSWRHQIPEFAENFQVVALDLRGYNDSEKPKEQSAYVMDEFIKDVEGVIKGLGHEKCILLGHDWGGAIAWCFAYAHPEMLEKLIVLNLPHPAKFSQGLSTPQQLLRSWYMFLFQLPVIPEFLLQAFDYQPIAQTIQGTAVNKNAFTASDLEAYKKAAAKSGALTAMLNYYRNIFSHFLPNKNWGILDVPTLLIWGENDTALGKELTYGTDTYIRNLQIQYIPNCGHWVQQEQPELVNRYISEFTVT